Proteins found in one Primulina eburnea isolate SZY01 chromosome 16, ASM2296580v1, whole genome shotgun sequence genomic segment:
- the LOC140817150 gene encoding deSI-like protein At4g17486 isoform X2 has product MTLGLKKKLKSIVPLHVSGKSAQRFCLFLKVKSDDDGAKNTPVYLNVYDLTPMNGYVYWAGLGIFHSGVEVHGVEYAFGAHDYPSSGVFEVEPRQCPGFKFRKSIFIGTTSMNASQVREFMERQAASYNGDSYHLIVKNCNHFCKDTCYKLTGKRIPKWVNRLAKLGSIFNCVLPEALKITAVQHDPKYQAFDYSEKRRLRSTFSCLSSISSRQRQLSTSSLLLQSPLKGCLPPWELKRSSNGSIKER; this is encoded by the exons ATGACATTGGGGTTGAAGAAAAAGTTGAAATCCATAGTCCCCCTCCATGTTTCGGGAAAATCAGCTCAGCGTTTCTGTTTGTTTTTGAAAGTGAAGTCAGATGACGATGGTGCCAAAAATACTCCTGTTTATCTCAACGTATATGACTTGACACCCATGAATGGCTATGTTTACTGGGCCGGCCTTGGCATTTTCCACTCTGGAGTAGAAG TTCATGGTGTAGAGTATGCTTTTGGTGCTCACGATTATCCATCGAGCGGTGTCTTTGAAGTTGAGCCTCGACAATGCCCTGGATTTAAGTTCAGGAAGTCCATATTCATCGGTACTACATCAATGAATGCTTCTCAGGTTCGAGAGTTCATGGAACGTCAAGCTGCAAGTTACAATGGTGACTCATATCACTTGATTGTAAAGAACTGCAACCATTTTTGCAAAGACACGTGTTACAAGTTGACAGGGAAAAGAATTCCAAAATGGGTAAATCGACTTGCGAAATTAG GTTCAATCTTCAACTGCGTACTACCTGAAGCCCTTAAAATTACAGCTGTGCAACATGATCCCAAATACCAAGCATTTGACTACAGCGAGAAGAGAAGGCTAAGAAGTACTTTCAGCTGTCTCTCATCCATCTCATCGAGGCAAAGGCAATTGTCTACTTCTTCATTGTTACTACAATCTCCTTTAAAAGGATGCTTACCACCTTGGGAATTGAAAAGGTCTTCAAACGGCTCAATCAAGGAAAGGTAG
- the LOC140817150 gene encoding deSI-like protein At4g17486 isoform X1, producing MPFPLISLIEEWKHIPTPIRCLRCYRVLFGVQLPYRYVMTLGLKKKLKSIVPLHVSGKSAQRFCLFLKVKSDDDGAKNTPVYLNVYDLTPMNGYVYWAGLGIFHSGVEVHGVEYAFGAHDYPSSGVFEVEPRQCPGFKFRKSIFIGTTSMNASQVREFMERQAASYNGDSYHLIVKNCNHFCKDTCYKLTGKRIPKWVNRLAKLGSIFNCVLPEALKITAVQHDPKYQAFDYSEKRRLRSTFSCLSSISSRQRQLSTSSLLLQSPLKGCLPPWELKRSSNGSIKER from the exons ATGCCTCAGATGCTATAGGGTCTTGTTTGGTGTTCAGTTGCCCTATAGATACGTCATGACATTGGGGTTGAAGAAAAAGTTGAAATCCATAGTCCCCCTCCATGTTTCGGGAAAATCAGCTCAGCGTTTCTGTTTGTTTTTGAAAGTGAAGTCAGATGACGATGGTGCCAAAAATACTCCTGTTTATCTCAACGTATATGACTTGACACCCATGAATGGCTATGTTTACTGGGCCGGCCTTGGCATTTTCCACTCTGGAGTAGAAG TTCATGGTGTAGAGTATGCTTTTGGTGCTCACGATTATCCATCGAGCGGTGTCTTTGAAGTTGAGCCTCGACAATGCCCTGGATTTAAGTTCAGGAAGTCCATATTCATCGGTACTACATCAATGAATGCTTCTCAGGTTCGAGAGTTCATGGAACGTCAAGCTGCAAGTTACAATGGTGACTCATATCACTTGATTGTAAAGAACTGCAACCATTTTTGCAAAGACACGTGTTACAAGTTGACAGGGAAAAGAATTCCAAAATGGGTAAATCGACTTGCGAAATTAG GTTCAATCTTCAACTGCGTACTACCTGAAGCCCTTAAAATTACAGCTGTGCAACATGATCCCAAATACCAAGCATTTGACTACAGCGAGAAGAGAAGGCTAAGAAGTACTTTCAGCTGTCTCTCATCCATCTCATCGAGGCAAAGGCAATTGTCTACTTCTTCATTGTTACTACAATCTCCTTTAAAAGGATGCTTACCACCTTGGGAATTGAAAAGGTCTTCAAACGGCTCAATCAAGGAAAGGTAG